The Aedes aegypti strain LVP_AGWG chromosome 3, AaegL5.0 Primary Assembly, whole genome shotgun sequence genome contains a region encoding:
- the LOC5568591 gene encoding uncharacterized protein LOC5568591 — protein sequence MGNGMNKVMPGLYIGNYRDSKDYQQLERYQITHIVSIHDSPRRFHPDKHYLCVMAADTPDQNLSQYFSVCNDFIHAARLKEGHVLIHCLAGMSRSVTVAVAYIMSVTPLNWKEALKVVRAGRAIANPNLGFQNQLQDFESYKLLDERKRLKERFPSLALESNDREQCFVALDNYEILLENKGVCEGQCKFAKDCPTGICRSESRSGLRRKGSNASRKQYNNLSASPSTSSQLSVRSAAQSCPTSPRSSKGGGGPGAGTGQRNNPRAAAEHSAEIDIGELSELRRSSSIVSTFRPRSSPAGLYSYTGSAPPSIHGSRVDLAIASGSGSAIYLGSNSPSASPSPGMSRRVSLRSPKSTPKSTPDNSPKPSPKRLAPSKTSAISSQSQSSSGSNISKTINSNSSSPMKTVGSSKPNSKPPIASSTNATKSPARALPSSSPSSNPVADKSTSKSTSNNGKK from the exons ATGGGCAATGGAATGAACAAG GTCATGCCCGGGTTGTACATTGGCAACTATCGGGATTCAAAAGACTATCAGCAATTAGAAAGATATCAAATAACGCACATTGTCTCGATACATGATAGCCCACGGCGTTTCCATCCG GACAAACACTACCTCTGTGTGATGGCCGCCGACACACCGGACCAAAACCTGTCGCAATACTTCTCTGTCTGCAATGATTTTATACACGCCGCCCGGCTCAAGGAAGGCCACGTGCTGATCCACTGTCTGGCCGGGATGTCCCGCTCGGTCACGGTGGCCGTGGCCTACATCATGTCCGTCACCCCGCTCAACTGGAAGGAGGCCCTGAAGGTGGTGCGCGCGGGTCGTGCCATCGCCAATCCCAATCTCGGCTTCCAGAACCAGCTGCAAGACTTTGAATCCTACAAGCTTTTGGAT GAAAGGAAACGCCTCAAAGAACGTTTCCCCAGCTTAGCCTTGGAAAGTAATGATAGAGAGCAATGCTTTGTAGCTTTAGATAATTACGAAATTTTGCTAGAAAACAAAGGAGTTTGCGAAGGCCAATGTAAATTTGCAAAAGACTGTCCAACAG GGATCTGTCGTTCGGAGTCACGTAGTGGCCTTCGCCGCAAGGGAAGTAACGCATCGAGAAAGCAATACAACAACCTCTCGGCATCGCCGTCGACTTCCTCTCAGCTGTCGGTGCGGAGTGCCGCCCAGTCCTGTCCAACGTCGCCACGCAGTTCGAAAGGAGGAGGAGGGCCAGGTGCCGGTACCGGTCAACGGAACAACCCCCGGGCTGCGGCGGAACATTCGGCCGAGATCGACATTGGGGAACTGTCCGAGCTGCGACGTAGTTCCAGTATCGTTAGCACCTTTAGACCTCGCAGCAGTCCAGCCGGGTTGTACTCTTATACGG GTTCAGCTCCTCCATCCATCCACGGTTCACGGGTCGATTTAGCTATAGCTAGTGGCTCAGGTTCGGCGATATATCTGGGTTCTAATTCTCCCTCCGCAAGTCCATCGCCCGGAATGAGCCGTCGCGTTAGTCTAAGGTCACCGAAATCAACTCCGAAATCTACCCCAGATAACTCCCCTAAACCTTCCCCGAAAAGGTTAGCCCCCTCGAAGACCTCGGCCATATCAAGTCAGTCACAATCAAGTAGCGGCAGCAATATTAGTAAAACTATTAACAGCAACAGCTCATCACCGATGAAAACTGTTGGCAGCTCAAAACCAAACTCAAAACCACCAATTGCCAGTTCCACCAATGCCACCAAATCTCCGGCCAGGGCTTTGCCATCCTCCTCCCCGTcatcgaatcccgtcgccgatAAAAGCACCTCAAAAAGCACAAGCAACAATGGCAAAAAATGA